Proteins encoded in a region of the Suricata suricatta isolate VVHF042 chromosome 10, meerkat_22Aug2017_6uvM2_HiC, whole genome shotgun sequence genome:
- the LOC115305171 gene encoding olfactory receptor 6C2-like, with product MKNQTALTTFILLGLTEDTRLKILLFIFLFLSYILSASGNLIIITLTLIDSHLKTPMYLFLQNFSFLEISFTTACIPRFLYSISSGDKSITYYACASQLLFTDLFGVTEFFLLATMSYDRYVAICKPLHYMTIMNSRVCKSFILFCWVAALIIILPPLSLVLGLEFCESNIIDHFCCDASPILKISCSDTWLIEQMVIVCAVLTFIITLMCVVLSYMYIIRTILRFSSAQQRKKAFSTCSSHMIVVSITYGSCIFIYVKPSAKDEVTINKGISLLITSISPMLNPFIYTLRNKQVKQAFHDSIKKLRSSQRCKGEMSQ from the coding sequence ATGAAAAACCAAACCGCACTTACGACTTTCATCTTGCTGGGACTGACAGAAGACACTCGactgaaaattttgctttttatctttctatttctttcctacaTATTGAGTGCATCTGGAAACCTAATCATCATCACCCTCACTCTGATTGATTCTCACCTTAAAACACCAATGTATCTTTTCCTCCAAAATTTCTCCTTCTTAGAAATTTCATTCACGACGGCTTGTATCCCCAGATTCTTATATAGCATATCATCTGGTGACAAGTCCATTACCTATTATGCTTGTGCTAGTCAACTGTTGTTTACAGATCTCTTTGGGGTAACCGAGTTTTTTCTCCTGGCCACCATGTCCTATGATCGCTacgtggccatctgcaaaccactGCATTACATGACCATCATGAACAGCAGAGTCTGCAAGAGCTTCATCCTCTTCTGTTGGGTAGCAGCACTGATAATCATTCTCCCACCACTTAGTCTAGTTTTGGGCCTAGAATTCTGTGAGTCAAACATCATTGATCATTTTTGTTGTGATGCATCCCCTATCCTGAAGATCTCTTGCTCAGACACATGGTTGATAGAGCAGATGGTTATAGTGTGTGCTGTGCTGACATTCATCATCACCCTCATGTGTGTAGTTCTTTCCTACATGTATATCATCAGGACCATTCTAAGGTTTTcctctgcccagcaaaggaaaaaggCCTTTTCCACCTGTTCTTCCCACATGATTGTTGTTTCCATTACTTATGGTAGTTGCATCTTCATTTATGTGAAACCCTCAGCCAAGGATGAGGTGACTATTAATAAAGGGATTTCACTTCTTATTACTTCTATCTCACCAATGTTGAATCCCTTTATTTACACGCTGAGAAACAAGCAAGTGAAGCAAGCTTTTCatgactcaattaaaaaattgCGTTCCTCTCAAAGGTGTAAAGGAGAAATGAGTCAGTGA